From Hyphomicrobiales bacterium 4NK60-0047b, the proteins below share one genomic window:
- a CDS encoding phosphotransferase enzyme family protein → MNTLLTSEEALEIIHRHYSLGKVDYCMFIRRGFNDTYLVDTGSDKYIFRLYLHGKYYVESDDAYRFELDLVEHLHTRDVPVATGIPTENGEYLGVMQTAHGQRAFALFHYADGMPLNRGSVTTEQGYQLGVALANLHLAANSFESQFERYKLDLKYLLDEPLRLISEGEKCAEPRESIKHGRQVIEMLQPIEPYIDRIRSIGTDGDKFGVIHADLHLGNVHFRGNELTIFDFDHCAYGWRAYDLAISSFLPRAQQVSMIEGYESRRPLSQEERDSLTDLGNLRNLWNVGDELATENLRAE, encoded by the coding sequence ATGAACACTCTTTTAACTTCAGAAGAAGCACTTGAAATTATTCATAGGCATTACAGCCTAGGTAAAGTTGATTACTGCATGTTTATCAGACGCGGGTTCAATGACACTTATCTGGTGGATACTGGCTCCGACAAGTACATATTTCGTTTGTATTTGCACGGTAAGTATTATGTAGAATCCGACGATGCTTATCGATTTGAGCTAGATCTTGTTGAGCATCTACATACACGAGATGTGCCAGTTGCAACTGGAATACCGACTGAAAATGGTGAATATTTAGGCGTTATGCAAACTGCGCATGGTCAAAGAGCCTTTGCTTTATTTCACTATGCCGATGGCATGCCGCTCAATAGAGGCTCTGTGACAACAGAACAGGGTTATCAATTGGGAGTTGCTTTGGCGAACTTGCATCTGGCTGCTAATTCTTTTGAATCACAGTTCGAGCGTTATAAACTCGATTTGAAATACTTGTTAGACGAGCCTTTAAGATTGATTTCTGAAGGAGAGAAATGCGCTGAACCTAGAGAAAGTATAAAACACGGTAGACAGGTTATAGAAATGCTACAACCAATCGAACCCTACATTGATCGTATAAGAAGTATTGGAACAGATGGTGACAAATTCGGCGTCATTCATGCGGATTTGCATTTGGGCAACGTTCACTTTCGTGGCAACGAACTTACTATTTTTGACTTTGATCACTGTGCCTATGGTTGGCGAGCCTATGATCTTGCCATCTCCAGTTTTTTACCAAGAGCGCAACAAGTTTCAATGATAGAAGGTTATGAGAGCAGGCGGCCTTTAAGCCAAGAAGAGCGTGATAGTCTGACGGATTTAGGCAATCTTAGAAACCTTTGGAATGTTGGTGACGAATTGGCTACAGAAAATTTGAGGGCAGAGTAA
- a CDS encoding SOS response-associated peptidase: protein MCSKFSIKSHPETVKEHFKYLNPAEFPPLDNIRPTDPIMIIREVNAKRRELALVRWGLIPHWVKNPDDFTLIINARAETLMDKPSFRTSVAHKRCLVPADGFYEWSGPKSNRTPHHITLVQDKSTSDLEAPQKAPLMAFAGLWDHWLGAEGSEFESAAIITMAANNQIGLLHNRMPAIIMPEDFDAWLDVKNVNSKEALKLLKPAPDGAFNISNLTPNPKEKKKTNPSQGELF, encoded by the coding sequence ATGTGCTCAAAATTTTCCATTAAATCTCATCCGGAAACAGTAAAAGAACACTTTAAATACTTAAATCCGGCAGAGTTTCCACCCTTAGATAATATCAGACCAACAGACCCAATCATGATCATAAGAGAGGTCAATGCAAAAAGACGAGAACTAGCGCTTGTTCGCTGGGGGCTGATCCCTCATTGGGTGAAAAATCCAGATGATTTTACCCTCATCATCAATGCCCGAGCGGAAACATTAATGGATAAACCTTCATTTAGAACTTCTGTTGCCCACAAAAGATGCCTTGTCCCGGCTGATGGGTTCTATGAATGGTCTGGTCCTAAAAGTAACCGCACCCCTCACCACATCACCTTAGTGCAGGATAAATCAACATCAGATCTGGAAGCTCCACAAAAAGCGCCACTAATGGCATTTGCAGGCCTGTGGGATCATTGGTTAGGAGCTGAAGGAAGCGAGTTCGAAAGCGCCGCGATTATTACAATGGCAGCCAATAACCAAATCGGCCTACTTCATAACCGCATGCCCGCCATCATCATGCCAGAAGACTTTGATGCTTGGCTGGACGTAAAGAATGTAAATAGCAAAGAAGCTCTAAAACTCTTAAAACCAGCGCCAGATGGAGCTTTTAATATCTCAAACCTAACGCCAAACCCCAAGGAAAAAAAGAAAACCAACCCTTCCCAAGGCGAATTGTTTTAG
- a CDS encoding NADP-dependent malic enzyme, whose translation MPQKNSKNNFTDQEALQFHAGNKPGKLEITPTKPMATQRDLSLAYSPGVAVPVLAISEDERAAYDYTNKGNMVGVISNGTAILGLGNLGALASKPVMEGKSVLFKRFADVDSIDLEVSTEDVDEFINCVRYLGPAFGGINLEDIKAPDCFIIEQKLRELMDIPVFHDDQHGTAIIATAGLINALHLNGKDIKDIKLVCSGAGAAAISCIELAKSKGVPHENVLMIDRKGVIYKGREGGLDQWKSAHAVETDKRTLEEALEGADVFYGLSAAGVVSQDMVKGMAENPIIFAMANPDPEITPEDVLAVRPDAIMATGRSDYPNQVNNVLGFPYIFRGALDVHASEINEAMKIAAAEALATLAREDVPDDVAAAYGGQRPKYGPEYIIPAPFDPRLISHVPPAVARAAMDTGVARRPIIDMEDYTAKLSARLDPVAGWLHGIFQKVKKNPRRVVFAEGEEEQVIRAANTFYNMGLGHPVLVGREEGILEGFKNAGIEYRDVFEIQNSRESEHNELYADYLYQRLQRKGYVRRDCLRMVNNDRIIFAACMVAHGHADAIVAGVTRNWSIAFEDIQKVLDAKEGSCPIGVSLVLNRGRAVLVADTSVHDMPTAEELADIAEEAAKVSCRLGADPRVAMLAYSTFGHPEGERSNRLREAVKLLDQRGVDFEYDGEMSAEVALNAEAMEQYPFCRLTDTANVLIMPAFHSASIATQMLQELSEGTVIGPLLVGLEKSVQLVPLGAKDRDIVNMAALAAYDVNG comes from the coding sequence ATGCCGCAAAAAAACTCTAAAAATAACTTTACGGACCAAGAAGCTTTACAATTCCACGCTGGTAACAAACCAGGCAAGCTTGAAATTACACCAACCAAACCAATGGCAACTCAGCGTGATTTGAGTTTGGCTTATTCACCAGGTGTGGCCGTTCCTGTTTTGGCGATCTCAGAAGATGAGCGCGCTGCGTATGATTATACCAATAAAGGCAATATGGTTGGCGTAATCTCTAACGGTACGGCGATTTTGGGATTGGGAAATTTAGGAGCGCTTGCTTCTAAGCCGGTGATGGAGGGGAAATCTGTTCTCTTTAAGCGGTTTGCTGATGTCGACTCGATTGATTTGGAAGTCTCAACAGAAGATGTTGATGAGTTTATCAATTGTGTACGCTATTTGGGGCCGGCGTTTGGTGGTATTAACCTCGAGGATATTAAAGCGCCTGATTGCTTTATCATTGAGCAAAAATTACGCGAACTTATGGATATTCCTGTTTTTCATGATGATCAGCACGGAACGGCGATTATTGCGACCGCTGGGTTGATTAATGCGTTGCATTTAAATGGCAAAGATATCAAAGACATTAAACTTGTTTGTTCTGGCGCTGGGGCTGCCGCGATTTCATGCATTGAATTGGCTAAGTCTAAGGGTGTGCCGCATGAGAATGTTCTGATGATTGATCGCAAGGGCGTGATCTATAAGGGGCGTGAAGGTGGATTGGATCAGTGGAAGTCAGCACACGCTGTTGAAACTGATAAACGTACATTGGAAGAAGCGCTTGAAGGGGCTGATGTATTTTATGGCCTTTCAGCTGCTGGGGTAGTGAGCCAGGATATGGTTAAGGGTATGGCTGAGAACCCGATTATTTTTGCTATGGCAAATCCGGACCCCGAGATTACTCCTGAAGATGTGCTTGCTGTTCGCCCTGATGCGATTATGGCGACTGGGCGCTCTGATTATCCGAACCAAGTTAATAATGTACTTGGGTTCCCTTATATTTTCCGTGGTGCGCTTGATGTGCATGCTAGTGAGATTAATGAGGCAATGAAAATCGCAGCTGCTGAGGCACTAGCGACTTTGGCGCGTGAAGACGTGCCTGATGATGTGGCGGCGGCTTATGGCGGCCAACGTCCGAAATATGGGCCTGAATATATTATCCCTGCTCCCTTTGATCCTCGTTTGATAAGCCATGTGCCGCCAGCTGTTGCACGTGCGGCGATGGACACAGGTGTTGCTCGGCGCCCGATTATTGATATGGAAGATTATACTGCGAAACTTTCGGCGAGGCTTGATCCGGTTGCGGGTTGGTTGCATGGCATTTTCCAAAAAGTGAAGAAAAACCCACGCCGGGTTGTTTTTGCTGAAGGTGAAGAAGAACAGGTTATTCGCGCGGCTAATACTTTTTATAATATGGGGCTTGGGCATCCTGTCCTTGTTGGCCGTGAAGAAGGAATTTTAGAGGGTTTTAAGAACGCTGGTATTGAATATCGCGATGTTTTTGAAATTCAAAATTCACGAGAATCTGAACATAATGAGCTTTACGCAGATTATCTCTATCAACGTTTGCAGCGGAAAGGCTATGTCCGCCGCGATTGCTTGAGGATGGTGAATAATGATCGGATTATATTTGCGGCGTGTATGGTAGCGCATGGTCATGCGGATGCAATTGTTGCTGGGGTGACACGAAACTGGTCTATCGCTTTTGAAGATATTCAAAAAGTATTGGACGCAAAAGAAGGTTCTTGTCCAATCGGTGTTTCACTTGTTCTTAATAGAGGCCGGGCTGTGTTGGTGGCTGATACTTCAGTGCATGATATGCCAACGGCTGAAGAATTAGCTGATATTGCTGAAGAGGCGGCTAAAGTTTCTTGCCGTCTTGGCGCAGACCCGCGTGTTGCTATGCTTGCTTACTCAACATTTGGTCATCCTGAAGGGGAGCGTTCTAACCGTTTGAGAGAAGCTGTGAAATTACTTGATCAGCGCGGTGTTGATTTTGAGTATGATGGTGAGATGTCTGCTGAGGTTGCGCTGAATGCGGAAGCTATGGAGCAATATCCGTTTTGCCGTTTAACTGACACGGCGAATGTGTTGATTATGCCAGCGTTCCACTCTGCAAGTATTGCGACGCAAATGTTGCAAGAATTATCGGAGGGCACTGTTATTGGGCCGCTATTGGTTGGATTAGAGAAATCTGTTCAGCTTGTGCCGCTTGGTGCGAAAGATAGAGACATTGTGAACATGGCAGCGCTAGCAGCTTATGATGTGAACGGGTAG